Genomic window (bacterium):
TCCACCTTCTCCACCTTGGTCAGGCCGCTGGCTTTGGCGATCTCGATGGCGTCCCTGACCACTTTCCGGATCTCGGCGGTTTCCAGCCGGGAGCTGGACGCAAAGCCCCAGGCCCCGTTGACCAGAACCCTTAAGCCGAAACCGGAGTCGGAACTCTTGGTGACCGCCTCCACGCTGCCGTTCTTGGTGGAAATGAACTCGCTGAGCTGGCCGGTCACCCGGACATCGGCGTAATCCAGGCCTTTGGAGGGAAGGGCCGCCAAAACTTTTTGGGCAAAGGTTTTCATGGGATGTTGATTCTCCCGGAAATTATTTGGTTGATTTTCAAATATTCAGTATAACATAACCGGTATCAATTATCAAGATTATTTGGCGGATGAAGGAGATATTTTTATTGCATGTAAAAGTCTAAAGTGGTATATTTGAAAGCCGGAACATTTGGCCAAAATCCATCGACCACCAAATTTGATCAAGCATTGCATAAGTACCAGCCAAAAATATTATGGTTCAAAGGACCGGGAACTTCACGCTCCTTCCACCCCCACCAGGTATTGATCAAGAAGGGCGAGGTGCTGGAGCTTACCGGCCGTTGGGATGCGGCCGGGGAGTTGTTTGCCGCCGGACTGGAAACGGCCGGTCTGGCCCAGCACAAGGAGGCCATGGCCGAGTGCCGGACCAAGCTGGGCTGGATGCTTCACAAAAAGGGCGAGGATGTCCGGCCGTTGGAGCTATTGTCGCAGGCCAAAGATTACTATTTGCAGACCGGGCAAGAGGAAAGACTGGGAGCAGTGCTCAACAAGATCGGAAGCATTTACAACCGGCAGGGCGATTATCAGAAGGCCCTGGAGTGCTATGTCAGATCACTGGAACTGGGGAGGAAAATAAGCAGTCGCTACGACATTACCATAGCCTTGAACAACCTGGGCAACCTTTACGGCGACATGGGCGATGCCAGCAGATCGTTGGAATGCTACCGGGAAGGCCTGGCTCTGGATGAAGCAGCCGGTGATCATTACAGCGCCAGCATCGAAATGGGAAACATGGGCTGGGTTTATAATTCGCAGGGAGAATTTCAAAAAGCGGCCGAGTGCTGGCAACGTCAGTCCGAATGGGCGGAACTGATCGGCGACAAACACACCAAAAGCGTATCCCTGGGCAATATGGCGGCGCTTTACATTGAGCAGGGGGATTATGTCAGAGGCCGGGAGCACATTGATC
Coding sequences:
- a CDS encoding DNA gyrase modulator; translated protein: MKTFAQKVLAALPSKGLDYADVRVTGQLSEFISTKNGSVEAVTKSSDSGFGLRVLVNGAWGFASSSRLETAEIRKVVRDAIEIAKASGLTKVEKV
- a CDS encoding tetratricopeptide repeat protein, whose amino-acid sequence is MHKYQPKILWFKGPGTSRSFHPHQVLIKKGEVLELTGRWDAAGELFAAGLETAGLAQHKEAMAECRTKLGWMLHKKGEDVRPLELLSQAKDYYLQTGQEERLGAVLNKIGSIYNRQGDYQKALECYVRSLELGRKISSRYDITIALNNLGNLYGDMGDASRSLECYREGLALDEAAGDHYSASIEMGNMGWVYNSQGEFQKAAECWQRQSEWAELIGDKHTKSVSLGNMAALYIEQGDYVRGREHIDRRLVIARELGDKKGLSISLSHLANLYRFTGNHQQSRECFDQAVALAREINLKYFLAVFLEEQAELLYQMGLYPESGTSCRQALETARALGKSDTIFKCRLLQANLSSVDDKPGGLRQMEGLLDEYRQPKEQAQIIYELFKLTGKEGHKQAALELYRELCRTAPNSDNRVKLEELEGYPAAHEKH